One Arachis hypogaea cultivar Tifrunner chromosome 18, arahy.Tifrunner.gnm2.J5K5, whole genome shotgun sequence genomic window, taaatagaATTTtgttctgaaaaatcattaactgTGTTCTGCCTTGgccttctttttcttatcattattTACTGCCTTGAATATCTCGCTCTAGCAAGTAGCAACTATAATATAGGCAATGGAAACAACTCAAGATCTTAGGACTTAGGAGTGCTTGCTTTCACTAGTCCCCACCTTAATTTTGTTGATATGAAACACTGCTGCTGTCTTGTTCTGCTGCTGTCTTGTTCTGCTCCTAATTGTTTAGCAGCTGCCACACTAAAAGGTCTAATTTTGAAACTATCTGTATTTATAGTCATTGAAACTATCCTAATTGGGCTTGACCAATATTTTTACTCGCAACACTTAACTAAATTATTTAGTTCATGCAGTAATAGCTAGTATTGTTATAGAGATAGATGGAAGTGGCATGCATAGTACTAGTATTTGTTTTAATTTGGGGATGGGGATTGGGGAGAGTTATGAAAAATTAGAACATTTGAAAGTCCAAATATAGCTTCCTCTAGTTGAATCCAATCTGTTATATTAAATGCTTTATCTTTATTCAATATTTCCTTGGTTGCATTATCATGTCTACACAGAATATCAAACATTAATATGAGATTTAACATGTAAACAAATTGTTAACTTATCAATTCAGTTTGCTCTTTAGTAGTATGTATTTCATTATTCTGCTTGTTGACATTTGAGATATTTGTATTTGCcacttgaattattcattgttCATAGAGCATGTGCTTGCAGGGCTTCCTATCATGATAGGTTAATTGAACCCCGTTAAGTTTTCTATTTTAACCTTATCTATTGTTGTATCTGGTTGAAACCTTGTAGCATGTTGATATAATCGTTATAGTGGTGTAAATTTTACATTTTATGTATGCCTTTCAACATTATTTTATTAGGTACTTTATAGTTTTAGGATTAgcttttagatatatttttattaaatgcaATTCTGAACTTTTAAGCTGAGGTGTGGAATATGATAGCAAATGAAGACTTAAATATAGGATAGCAAATGAAGACTTAACTTGCTAGCTTCCATTTTCTTTAAACCCCTTTCTGAATGTGTAACAGAAGATAGAAGCTATTGCACTCTAAAATTAATAGGTTAAAAAAAAGGGGATGGCTGAGATTCATGAGCAGAactagatataaaataaaatacaggaAATCAGGGGCTGCCGTGCTGGTTTGGAAAGGTTTCGGAGGgttgttttttaagttttaatttttggttTCAGTGTGTGTTGATCAGAATTAAGAATAATTGTCTAATTTAGTTTACTAAACATATTCTGATGCTTGAGTGACTACTTTTTATAGGGATAAGGTAGAGTTAATGTTGAAGTTTTATTGGCTGCTGTTTTTTTTTGGATTAGTTTGTGTTAATTTTAGCATGTTTGGCACCAAATTTTGAGTTATGTACACCTTGCTTTATATGCAGAGCAAGATGACTGAAAACAGTAATATTGAAGCAACAGGGATGTCCGCTAGCATTCAACCATCTTCTCCACCGTCAGGTGTTCGTAAGAATCGGTCAGCTGTCTGGGATCATTTTGATGTAGAGAATGCTACCGAGAAGAAGGCTAAATGCAAATATTGTGGTAGCTTAATACAATATGGGAATGGAACCAGCTCAATGGGTGGTCATTTGAGAAGATGCAAGCAAAATCCTAATAATGAttcgaacaaaagaagaaaaacaacgaCCACACCGACTATAGATGAGCGTGGTGTTTTAAATTCACCTAGTGCTTCCAAATTTGACCAAGAGGAGGCTCGAAGGGCACTTGTGGAAATGTTTATTGGGGAAGAGCTACCATTTCGCTTCGTTGAAAGCCCGAAATTCCGAAAATTTGTGCATGCCCTACAAGCAAGATTCAAAGTTCCTTCACGGACTACATTAGCACGTGACATTGGAGCTCTTTATGCTGAAGAGAAGATGAAGTTGCAAGATTTTCTTTTGGCAAATTATGGTAGAGTATGTCTAACCACTGACACTTggacttcaattcaaaattttacttaTATGAGTTTGACAGCACACTTTGTTGATTTGGATtggaaattacataaaaaaatacttaatttttgtCAAGTGACAAGTCATTCAGGAGAGGTTATAGGAGCAACAATTGAATCTTGTTTAAATAATTGGAATTTGAATCGGGTCTTTAGTGTGACAGTTGATAATGCCTCCTCTAACGATGTTGCAATTAAATATCTGAAGCAGCGATTGAATTCTTGGAATAGCATTATTTTGAATGGTGAATTTATTCATATGAGGTGTTGTGCACATATTATAAACTTAATTGTAAAAGAGGGGTTGAAAGAGATTGATGAATCAGTCTTGAGGATTCGTAGTGCAGTAAAGTATGTTAGATCTTCTCCATCTAGAGCTAGTAGGTTTCAAAAGTGTGTTGAACTAGAAAAAATCCAATATAAAGGCTTGCCTTGCATGGATGTTGAGACTCGGTGGAATTCTACCTATCAAATGTTAGAGGTAGCTTTGAAGCATCGCAAAGCATTTGAGTTGCTTGCTTTGAAAGATAATACCTATATAGGAGAGATGAATGGAGGAAAAGGGAGAGGTGTTCCTTCTGATTCAGACTGGGAGTATGCTGAGTCCATTGTACCATTTTTGCGAGTGTTCAGTGATGCCACTATACGTGTTTCTGGTACCTTATATGTTACCAGTGATATGTATATGAAGGAAGTATTTGCAATTGGACGATTTATTCGTCATTCTTGTGATTCTGTTGATTTTAGTACTATGTCAATGGCAGAAAGGATGAGGGTTAAGTATGAGAAGTATTGGGGCAATCCTGATTCGGTGAATATGTTGTTATTGATTGCTATCGTACTTAATCCAATGCAAAAGATTGAGTATGTCAATTATTTCTTGGATTACTTCtttggagaagaaaaaggaggcGAATTGAAGTCAAAGTTGTCCAAGTGCATAAAGTTACTCTATCAGCAATACCAAAGTTCTGGGGAAGCAAGTGAAGCTGATACGCAAGAAGTTCAAGCCAACAACATTAATACCGATCTTCATGGCATGGGCTTTTTTCTGCAAGCAACCGGTCGCAGAACAAATACAAGATCTGAACTTGATAGATATTTACAAGAAGAATGCGAGCCATACTCCCATAAGTTCGATATACTAAACTGGTGGAAGGTCAACTCAACCCGATTTCCAATTCTTGGAAATATGGCTCGTGAGGTATTGGCTATACCTGTTTCTACGGTAGCTT contains:
- the LOC112773069 gene encoding zinc finger BED domain-containing protein RICESLEEPER 2-like; this translates as MSASIQPSSPPSGVRKNRSAVWDHFDVENATEKKAKCKYCGSLIQYGNGTSSMGGHLRRCKQNPNNDSNKRRKTTTTPTIDERGVLNSPSASKFDQEEARRALVEMFIGEELPFRFVESPKFRKFVHALQARFKVPSRTTLARDIGALYAEEKMKLQDFLLANYGRVCLTTDTWTSIQNFTYMSLTAHFVDLDWKLHKKILNFCQVTSHSGEVIGATIESCLNNWNLNRVFSVTVDNASSNDVAIKYLKQRLNSWNSIILNGEFIHMRCCAHIINLIVKEGLKEIDESVLRIRSAVKYVRSSPSRASRFQKCVELEKIQYKGLPCMDVETRWNSTYQMLEVALKHRKAFELLALKDNTYIGEMNGGKGRGVPSDSDWEYAESIVPFLRVFSDATIRVSGTLYVTSDMYMKEVFAIGRFIRHSCDSVDFSTMSMAERMRVKYEKYWGNPDSVNMLLLIAIVLNPMQKIEYVNYFLDYFFGEEKGGELKSKLSKCIKLLYQQYQSSGEASEADTQEVQANNINTDLHGMGFFLQATGRRTNTRSELDRYLQEECEPYSHKFDILNWWKVNSTRFPILGNMAREVLAIPVSTVASESAFSTGGRVLDPYRSSLTPRMVEALVCTGDWLKEDLFSALDDDGEVLQQVDQDIFSSNDGACSMAASIDNLDDD